A genomic region of Rhea pennata isolate bPtePen1 chromosome 14, bPtePen1.pri, whole genome shotgun sequence contains the following coding sequences:
- the LOC134147052 gene encoding protocadherin gamma-B5-like isoform X1 produces MPEKTIDCFPEATFCDSWGWHTVTLRSSSGMKSSLGESAAAACSFARGSGLLRAAAVAARGLRVPLLPDAKRRSSRRRRRRRRRSRSRSRSRRSLPRGGCSLAQCPPRSRKSGAEQGRTGSRRAGRPVSQLRGICRAGRRRRTGGEAQRRRRAAGMGARQGAQRRAAARHVALLAVLLPVCCRAAPERLHYAVPEETGSGSLVGPLARDLGLSPADLPARQLRLVSAAKRQLKHFAVGAENGHLYVSERLDREEMCGDSASCSVSFEVVLQNPLNVFHVDVAIQDINDNSPVFSKAALDLEIGELMLPGARFPLEMAQDPDVGSNSLLSYQLTDSPSFSLAVKESPDGSRQPELVLEAALDREKQSSFQMVLTAVDGGSPARSGTVQIRINVTDANDNAPVFSKSAYEARVRENAPAGSLVLRVRATDADAGSNGRVSYAFSNVPEAVRAVFSIDSDSGDIRNEGTLDFEERNRYSFGVEARDGGGLSGHCKVLVEVTDENDNAPEITTLSVSSPVPEDSPPGTVVALVNVHDADSGDNGKVRCELEGESPFAIVASSGSSYKVVTASALDRERAAEHNVTVVASDGGSPALCSRTTLALAVSDVNDNAPVFEEAAYSAYVAENNAAGAAVLRVRARDADAGANGRVSYWLAGGSAGEAAAAPYVSVEARSGALYAQRSFDYEQCREFAVEVRAQDGGSPARSSTATVRVFVLDLNDNAPQVLWPAAAASPGAGPFEVVPRSAEAGYLVAKVVAVDADAGRNAWLSYELLQATEPALFRLGLHSGEVRTARAVSERDAARQRLVVVVKDHGQPALSATATLHVVLAESLQEALPALSERAAGAESPADLQFYLVLALALLCALFVLSVALAVAARVRRAGPPAVLRCLGAERFAAAGPAFPADFCEGTLPYSYNLCVAPGRAVAECALLPAPLPSRAVDDLLSGDPPAMLTPSSSRAPAEPPSHPDAVQQAQPNTDWRFSQTQRPGTSGSQNGEEGGAWPNNQFDTEMLQAMILASANAEAADGNSTLGGGTGTMGLSARYGPQFTLQHVPDYRQNVYIPGSTATLSNSSGKRDTKNAGSSGGNKKKSGKKEKK; encoded by the exons ATGCCAGAGAAGACGATTGATTGCTTCCCCGAGGCGACTTTCTGTGACAGCTGGGGGTGGCACACGGTAACGCTACGAAGCAGCTCTGGGATGAAGAGCTCCCTTGGGGAGAGCGCGGCCGCAGCATGTAGCTTTGCGCGGGGCTCTGGGCTGCTACGAGCGGCGGCAGTGGCGGCGCGGGGACTCCGGGTGCCGCTGTTGCCCGATGCGAagcgccgcagcagccgccgccgccgccgccgccgcagacggagccggagccggagccggagccgccgcagcctcCCGCGGGGCGGCTGCTCGCTCGCGCAGTGCCCGCCTCGGAGCCGGAagagcggagcggagcagggGCGGACTGGGTCTCGCCGCGCCGGTCGACCTGTGAGCCAGCTGCGGGGGATCTGCAGAGCAGGGCGGCGTCGGAGGACGGGAGGCGAGGCGCAGCGAaggcggcgagcggcggggATGGGAGCGAGGCAGGGAGCGCAGCGGCGGGCAGCAGCCAGGCACGTCGCGCTGCTGGCCGTGCTGCTGCCGGTGTgctgccgggcggcgccggAGCGGCTGCACTATGCGGTTCCCGAGGAGACGGGCAGCGGCTCCCTGGTGGGGCCGCTGGCGCGGGACCTGGGGCTGAGCCCGGCAGACCTGCCGGCGCGGCAGCTGCGGCTGGTCTCGGCGGCTAAAAGGCAGCTGAAACACTTCGCGGTGGGCGCGGAGAACGGGCACCTGTACGTGAGCGAGAGGCTGGACCGGGAGGAGATGTGCGGCGACTCCGCGTCCTGCTCGGTCAGTTTCGAGGTGGTGCTGCAGAACCCGCTCAACGTTTTCCACGTCGACGTGGCCATCCAGGACATCAATGACAACTCGCCGGTCTTCAGCAAGGCAGCTCTCGATCTGGAGATCGGGGAATTGATGCTTCCTGGTGCGCGGTTTCCGCTGGAGATGGCGCAAGATCCGGATGTGGGAAGCAACTCGCTGCTCAGCTACCAGCTCACTGACAGCCCCTCCTTCTCGCTGGCGGTGAAGGAGAGCCCGGATGGAAGCAGGCAGCCCGAGCTGGTGTTAGAAGCAGCTTTGGATCGTGAGAAGCAGAGCTCCTTCCAGATGGTGCTGACGGCGGTGGACGGCGGGTCTCCGGCGAGGTCGGGCACGGTGCAGATTCGCATCAACGTGACAGACGCGAATGACAACGCGCCCGTGTTCAGCAAAAGCGCCTACGAGGCGCGAGTGCGGGAGAACGCGCCGGCGGGGTCGCTGGTGCTGCGGGTGCGAGCCACGGACGCGGATGCGGGCTCCAACGGCCGCGTCTCCTACGCCTTCAGCAACGTGCCCGAGGCTGTCCGCGCTGTCTTCAGCATAGACAGCGACAGCGGCGACATCCGAAACGAAGGGACTCTGGATTTCGAGGAGAGGAATAGATACAGCTTCGGCGTGGAAGCGAGGGACGGGGGCGGGCTCAGCGGTCACTGCAAAGTCCTCGTAGAGGTCACAGACGAGAACGACAACGCGCCCGAGATAACGACGCTGTCGGTGTCGAGCCCGGTGCCCGAGGACTCCCCGCCCGGCACCGTCGTCGCCCTCGTGAACGTGCACGACGCGGACTCTGGCGACAACGGGAAGGTGCGGTGCGAGCTGGAGGGCGAGTCGCCGTTCGCCATCGTGGCGTCGTCGGGCAGCTCGTACAAGGTGGTGACGGCGAGCGCGCTGGACAGGGAGCGGGCGGCCGAGCACAACGTGACGGTGGTGGCGAGCGACGGCGGGAGCCCGGCGCTCTGCAGCCGCACGACGCTGGCGCTGGCCGTGTCGGACGTGAACGACAACGCGCCGGTGTTCGAGGAAGCGGCCTACAGCGCCTACGTGGCGGAGAACaacgcggcgggcgcggcggtgCTGCGCGTCCGCGCGCGGGACGCGGACGCGGGCGCCAACGGGCGCGTGAGCTACTGGctggcgggcggcagcgcgggcgaggcggcggcggcgccctaCGTGTCGGTggaggcgcggagcggcgcgctGTACGCGCAGCGCTCCTTCGACTACGAGCAGTGCCGCGAGTTCGCCGTGGAGGTGAGGGCGCAGGACGGCGGGTCGCCGGCGCGCAGCTCGACGGCGACGGTGCGCGTCTTCGTGCTGGACCTCAACGACAACGCGCCGCAGGTGCTgtggccggcggcggcggcgagccccggcgcgggccCGTTCGAGGTGGTGCCGCGGTCGGCCGAGGCGGGCTACCTGGTGGCCAAGGTGGTGGCGGTGGACGCGGACGCGGGGCGCAACGCGTGGCTGTCGTACGAGCTGCTGCAGGCGACGGAGCCGGCGCTCTTCCGGCTGGGGCTGCACAGCGGCGAGGTGCGGACGGCGCGGGCCGTGTCGGAGCGCGACGCGGCCCGGCAGCGCCTCGTGGTGGTGGTGAAGGACCACGGGCAGCCGGCGCTGTCGGCCACGGCCACGCTGCACGTGGTGCTGGCCGAGAGCTTGCAGGAGGCGCTGCCGGCGCTGAgcgagcgggcggcgggcgccgagtCGCCGGCGGATTTGCAGTTCTACCTGGtgctggcgctggcgctgctCTGCGCCTTGTTCGTGCTGAGCGTGGCGCTGGCCGTGGCGGCGCGGGtgcggcgcgccgggccgcccgccgtCCTGCGCTGCCTGGGCGCCGAGCGcttcgccgccgccggccccgccttCCCGGCCGACTTCTGCGAGGGCACCTTGCCCTACTCCTACAACCTGTGCgtggcgccgggccgcgccgtcGCCGAGTGCGCCTTgctgccggccccgctccccagcCGCGCCGTCGACGATCTTCTCAGCGGCGACCCGCCCGCGATGCTGACGCCCAGCAGCAGCCGTGCCCCGGCAGAGCCGCCGTCGCACCCCGACGCAGTGCAG caagCTCAGCCTAACACAGATTGGCGCTTCTCTCAGACCCAGAGACCTGGAACTAGTGG
- the LOC134147052 gene encoding protocadherin gamma-B5-like isoform X2, producing MPEKTIDCFPEATFCDSWGWHTVTLRSSSGMKSSLGESAAAACSFARGSGLLRAAAVAARGLRVPLLPDAKRRSSRRRRRRRRRSRSRSRSRRSLPRGGCSLAQCPPRSRKSGAEQGRTGSRRAGRPVSQLRGICRAGRRRRTGGEAQRRRRAAGMGARQGAQRRAAARHVALLAVLLPVCCRAAPERLHYAVPEETGSGSLVGPLARDLGLSPADLPARQLRLVSAAKRQLKHFAVGAENGHLYVSERLDREEMCGDSASCSVSFEVVLQNPLNVFHVDVAIQDINDNSPVFSKAALDLEIGELMLPGARFPLEMAQDPDVGSNSLLSYQLTDSPSFSLAVKESPDGSRQPELVLEAALDREKQSSFQMVLTAVDGGSPARSGTVQIRINVTDANDNAPVFSKSAYEARVRENAPAGSLVLRVRATDADAGSNGRVSYAFSNVPEAVRAVFSIDSDSGDIRNEGTLDFEERNRYSFGVEARDGGGLSGHCKVLVEVTDENDNAPEITTLSVSSPVPEDSPPGTVVALVNVHDADSGDNGKVRCELEGESPFAIVASSGSSYKVVTASALDRERAAEHNVTVVASDGGSPALCSRTTLALAVSDVNDNAPVFEEAAYSAYVAENNAAGAAVLRVRARDADAGANGRVSYWLAGGSAGEAAAAPYVSVEARSGALYAQRSFDYEQCREFAVEVRAQDGGSPARSSTATVRVFVLDLNDNAPQVLWPAAAASPGAGPFEVVPRSAEAGYLVAKVVAVDADAGRNAWLSYELLQATEPALFRLGLHSGEVRTARAVSERDAARQRLVVVVKDHGQPALSATATLHVVLAESLQEALPALSERAAGAESPADLQFYLVLALALLCALFVLSVALAVAARVRRAGPPAVLRCLGAERFAAAGPAFPADFCEGTLPYSYNLCVAPGRAVAECALLPAPLPSRAVDDLLSGDPPAMLTPSSSRAPAEPPSHPDAVQQAQPNTDWRFSQTQRPGTSGSQNGEEGGAWPNNQFDTEMLQAMILASANEAADGNSTLGGGTGTMGLSARYGPQFTLQHVPDYRQNVYIPGSTATLSNSSGKRDTKNAGSSGGNKKKSGKKEKK from the exons ATGCCAGAGAAGACGATTGATTGCTTCCCCGAGGCGACTTTCTGTGACAGCTGGGGGTGGCACACGGTAACGCTACGAAGCAGCTCTGGGATGAAGAGCTCCCTTGGGGAGAGCGCGGCCGCAGCATGTAGCTTTGCGCGGGGCTCTGGGCTGCTACGAGCGGCGGCAGTGGCGGCGCGGGGACTCCGGGTGCCGCTGTTGCCCGATGCGAagcgccgcagcagccgccgccgccgccgccgccgcagacggagccggagccggagccggagccgccgcagcctcCCGCGGGGCGGCTGCTCGCTCGCGCAGTGCCCGCCTCGGAGCCGGAagagcggagcggagcagggGCGGACTGGGTCTCGCCGCGCCGGTCGACCTGTGAGCCAGCTGCGGGGGATCTGCAGAGCAGGGCGGCGTCGGAGGACGGGAGGCGAGGCGCAGCGAaggcggcgagcggcggggATGGGAGCGAGGCAGGGAGCGCAGCGGCGGGCAGCAGCCAGGCACGTCGCGCTGCTGGCCGTGCTGCTGCCGGTGTgctgccgggcggcgccggAGCGGCTGCACTATGCGGTTCCCGAGGAGACGGGCAGCGGCTCCCTGGTGGGGCCGCTGGCGCGGGACCTGGGGCTGAGCCCGGCAGACCTGCCGGCGCGGCAGCTGCGGCTGGTCTCGGCGGCTAAAAGGCAGCTGAAACACTTCGCGGTGGGCGCGGAGAACGGGCACCTGTACGTGAGCGAGAGGCTGGACCGGGAGGAGATGTGCGGCGACTCCGCGTCCTGCTCGGTCAGTTTCGAGGTGGTGCTGCAGAACCCGCTCAACGTTTTCCACGTCGACGTGGCCATCCAGGACATCAATGACAACTCGCCGGTCTTCAGCAAGGCAGCTCTCGATCTGGAGATCGGGGAATTGATGCTTCCTGGTGCGCGGTTTCCGCTGGAGATGGCGCAAGATCCGGATGTGGGAAGCAACTCGCTGCTCAGCTACCAGCTCACTGACAGCCCCTCCTTCTCGCTGGCGGTGAAGGAGAGCCCGGATGGAAGCAGGCAGCCCGAGCTGGTGTTAGAAGCAGCTTTGGATCGTGAGAAGCAGAGCTCCTTCCAGATGGTGCTGACGGCGGTGGACGGCGGGTCTCCGGCGAGGTCGGGCACGGTGCAGATTCGCATCAACGTGACAGACGCGAATGACAACGCGCCCGTGTTCAGCAAAAGCGCCTACGAGGCGCGAGTGCGGGAGAACGCGCCGGCGGGGTCGCTGGTGCTGCGGGTGCGAGCCACGGACGCGGATGCGGGCTCCAACGGCCGCGTCTCCTACGCCTTCAGCAACGTGCCCGAGGCTGTCCGCGCTGTCTTCAGCATAGACAGCGACAGCGGCGACATCCGAAACGAAGGGACTCTGGATTTCGAGGAGAGGAATAGATACAGCTTCGGCGTGGAAGCGAGGGACGGGGGCGGGCTCAGCGGTCACTGCAAAGTCCTCGTAGAGGTCACAGACGAGAACGACAACGCGCCCGAGATAACGACGCTGTCGGTGTCGAGCCCGGTGCCCGAGGACTCCCCGCCCGGCACCGTCGTCGCCCTCGTGAACGTGCACGACGCGGACTCTGGCGACAACGGGAAGGTGCGGTGCGAGCTGGAGGGCGAGTCGCCGTTCGCCATCGTGGCGTCGTCGGGCAGCTCGTACAAGGTGGTGACGGCGAGCGCGCTGGACAGGGAGCGGGCGGCCGAGCACAACGTGACGGTGGTGGCGAGCGACGGCGGGAGCCCGGCGCTCTGCAGCCGCACGACGCTGGCGCTGGCCGTGTCGGACGTGAACGACAACGCGCCGGTGTTCGAGGAAGCGGCCTACAGCGCCTACGTGGCGGAGAACaacgcggcgggcgcggcggtgCTGCGCGTCCGCGCGCGGGACGCGGACGCGGGCGCCAACGGGCGCGTGAGCTACTGGctggcgggcggcagcgcgggcgaggcggcggcggcgccctaCGTGTCGGTggaggcgcggagcggcgcgctGTACGCGCAGCGCTCCTTCGACTACGAGCAGTGCCGCGAGTTCGCCGTGGAGGTGAGGGCGCAGGACGGCGGGTCGCCGGCGCGCAGCTCGACGGCGACGGTGCGCGTCTTCGTGCTGGACCTCAACGACAACGCGCCGCAGGTGCTgtggccggcggcggcggcgagccccggcgcgggccCGTTCGAGGTGGTGCCGCGGTCGGCCGAGGCGGGCTACCTGGTGGCCAAGGTGGTGGCGGTGGACGCGGACGCGGGGCGCAACGCGTGGCTGTCGTACGAGCTGCTGCAGGCGACGGAGCCGGCGCTCTTCCGGCTGGGGCTGCACAGCGGCGAGGTGCGGACGGCGCGGGCCGTGTCGGAGCGCGACGCGGCCCGGCAGCGCCTCGTGGTGGTGGTGAAGGACCACGGGCAGCCGGCGCTGTCGGCCACGGCCACGCTGCACGTGGTGCTGGCCGAGAGCTTGCAGGAGGCGCTGCCGGCGCTGAgcgagcgggcggcgggcgccgagtCGCCGGCGGATTTGCAGTTCTACCTGGtgctggcgctggcgctgctCTGCGCCTTGTTCGTGCTGAGCGTGGCGCTGGCCGTGGCGGCGCGGGtgcggcgcgccgggccgcccgccgtCCTGCGCTGCCTGGGCGCCGAGCGcttcgccgccgccggccccgccttCCCGGCCGACTTCTGCGAGGGCACCTTGCCCTACTCCTACAACCTGTGCgtggcgccgggccgcgccgtcGCCGAGTGCGCCTTgctgccggccccgctccccagcCGCGCCGTCGACGATCTTCTCAGCGGCGACCCGCCCGCGATGCTGACGCCCAGCAGCAGCCGTGCCCCGGCAGAGCCGCCGTCGCACCCCGACGCAGTGCAG caagCTCAGCCTAACACAGATTGGCGCTTCTCTCAGACCCAGAGACCTGGAACTAGTGG
- the LOC134147056 gene encoding protocadherin gamma-B1-like: MGARQGAQRRAAARHVALLAVLLPVCCRAAPERLRYAVPEETGSGSLVGPLARDLGLSPADLPARQLRLVSAAKRQLKHFAVGAENGHLYVSERLDREEMCGDSASCSVSFEVVLQNPLNVFHVDVAIQDINDNSPVFSKAALDLEIGELMLPGARFPLEMAQDPDVGSNSLLSYQLTDSPSFSLAVKETASGKRQPELVLEAALDREKQSSFQMVLMAVDGGSPARSGTVQIRVNVTDANDNAPVFSKSAYEARVRENAPAGSLVLRVRATDADAGSNGRVSYAFSNVPEAVRAVFSIDSDSGDIRNEGTLDFEERNRYSFGVEARDGGGLSGHCQVLVEVTDENDNAPEITTLSVSSPVPEDSPLGTVVALVNVHDADSGDNGKVRCELEGESPFAIVASSGSSYKVVTASALDRERAAEHNVTVVASDGGSPALCSRTTLALAVSDVNDNAPVFEEAAYSAYVAENNAAGAAVLRVRARDADAGANGRVSYWLAGGSAGEAAAAPYVSVEARSGALYAQRSFDYEQCREFAVEVRAQDGGSPARSSTATVRVFVLDLNDNAPQVLWPAAAASPGAGPFEVVPRSAEAGYLVAKVVAVDADAGRNAWLSYELLQATEPALFRLGLHSGEVRTARAVSERDAARQRLVVVVKDHGQPALSATATLHVVLAESLQEALPALSERAAGAESPADLQFYLVLALALLCALFVLSVALAVAARVRRAGPPAVLRCLGAERFAAAGPAFPADFCEGTLPYSYNLCVAPGRAVAECALLPAPLPSRAVDDLLSGDPPAMLTPSSSRAPAEPPSHPDAVQVCKPTPALFSHPSLSSHPPRLLVCSFRKL, translated from the coding sequence ATGGGAGCGAGGCAGGGAGCGCAGCGGCGGGCAGCAGCCAGGCACGTCGCGCTGCTGGCCGTGCTGCTGCCGGTGTgctgccgggcggcgccggAGCGGCTGCGCTATGCGGTTCCCGAGGAGACGGGCAGCGGCTCCCTGGTGGGGCCGCTGGCGCGGGACCTGGGGCTGAGCCCGGCAGACCTGCCGGCGCGGCAGCTGCGGCTGGTCTCGGCGGCTAAAAGGCAGCTGAAACACTTCGCGGTGGGCGCGGAGAACGGGCACCTGTACGTGAGCGAGAGGCTGGACCGGGAGGAGATGTGCGGCGACTCCGCGTCCTGCTCGGTCAGTTTCGAGGTGGTGCTGCAGAACCCGCTCAACGTTTTCCACGTCGACGTGGCCATCCAGGACATCAATGACAACTCGCCGGTCTTCAGCAAGGCAGCTCTCGATCTGGAGATCGGGGAATTGATGCTTCCTGGTGCGCGGTTTCCGCTGGAGATGGCGCAAGATCCGGATGTGGGAAGCAACTCGCTGCTCAGCTACCAGCTCACTGACAGCCCCTCCTTCTCGCTTGCGGTGAAGGAGACTGCAAGTGGCAAGAGGCAGCCCGAGCTGGTGTTAGAAGCAGCTTTGGATCGTGAGAAGCAGAGCTCCTTCCAGATGGTGCTGATGGCGGTGGACGGCGGGTCTCCGGCGAGGTCGGGCACGGTGCAGATTCGCGTCAACGTGACAGACGCGAATGACAACGCGCCCGTGTTCAGCAAAAGCGCCTACGAGGCGCGAGTGCGGGAGAACGCGCCGGCGGGGTCGCTGGTGCTGCGGGTGCGAGCCACGGACGCGGATGCGGGCTCCAACGGCCGCGTCTCCTACGCCTTCAGCAACGTGCCCGAGGCTGTCCGCGCTGTCTTCAGCATAGACAGCGACAGCGGCGACATCCGAAACGAAGGGACTCTGGATTTCGAGGAGAGGAATAGATACAGCTTCGGCGTGGAAGCGAGGGACGGGGGCGGGCTCAGCGGTCACTGCCAGGTCCTCGTAGAGGTCACAGACGAGAACGACAACGCGCCCGAGATAACGACGCTGTCGGTGTCGAGCCCGGTGCCCGAGGACTCCCCGCTCGGCACCGTCGTCGCCCTCGTGAACGTGCACGACGCGGACTCTGGCGACAACGGGAAGGTGCGGTGCGAGCTGGAGGGCGAGTCGCCGTTCGCCATCGTGGCGTCGTCGGGCAGCTCGTACAAGGTGGTGACGGCGAGCGCGCTGGACAGGGAGCGGGCGGCCGAGCACAACGTGACGGTGGTGGCGAGCGACGGCGGGAGCCCGGCGCTCTGCAGCCGCACGACGCTGGCGCTGGCCGTGTCGGACGTGAACGACAACGCGCCGGTGTTCGAGGAAGCGGCCTACAGCGCCTACGTGGCGGAGAACaacgcggcgggcgcggcggtgCTGCGCGTCCGCGCGCGGGACGCGGACGCGGGCGCCAACGGGCGCGTGAGCTACTGGctggcgggcggcagcgcgggcgaggcggcggcggcgccctaCGTGTCGGTggaggcgcggagcggcgcgctGTACGCGCAGCGCTCCTTCGACTACGAGCAGTGCCGCGAGTTCGCCGTGGAGGTGAGGGCGCAGGACGGCGGGTCGCCGGCGCGCAGCTCGACGGCGACGGTGCGCGTCTTCGTGCTGGACCTCAACGACAACGCGCCGCAGGTGCTgtggccggcggcggcggcgagccccggcgcgggccCGTTCGAGGTGGTGCCGCGGTCGGCCGAGGCGGGCTACCTGGTGGCCAAGGTGGTGGCGGTGGACGCGGACGCGGGGCGCAACGCGTGGCTGTCGTACGAGCTGCTGCAGGCGACGGAGCCGGCGCTCTTCCGGCTGGGGCTGCACAGCGGCGAGGTGCGGACGGCGCGGGCCGTGTCGGAGCGCGACGCGGCCCGGCAGCGCCTCGTGGTGGTGGTGAAGGACCACGGGCAGCCGGCGCTGTCGGCCACGGCCACGCTGCACGTGGTGCTGGCCGAGAGCTTGCAGGAGGCGCTGCCGGCGCTGAgcgagcgggcggcgggcgccgagtCGCCGGCGGATTTGCAGTTCTACCTGGtgctggcgctggcgctgctCTGCGCCTTGTTCGTGCTGAGCGTGGCGCTGGCCGTGGCGGCGCGGGtgcggcgcgccgggccgcccgccgtCCTGCGCTGCCTGGGCGCCGAGCGcttcgccgccgccggccccgccttCCCGGCCGACTTCTGCGAGGGCACCTTGCCCTACTCCTACAACCTGTGCgtggcgccgggccgcgccgtcGCCGAGTGCGCCTTgctgccggccccgctccccagcCGCGCCGTCGACGATCTTCTCAGCGGCGACCCGCCCGCGATGCTGACGCCCAGCAGCAGCCGTGCCCCGGCAGAGCCGCCGTCGCACCCCGACGCAGTGCAGGTCTGTAAGCCGACCCCAGCCCTCTTCTCGCACCCTTCCTTATCTTCACACCCCCCGCGTCTGCTCGTTTGTAGTTTTCGTAAGCTTTag